The following coding sequences lie in one Oryzias melastigma strain HK-1 unplaced genomic scaffold, ASM292280v2 sc00439, whole genome shotgun sequence genomic window:
- the LOC118598398 gene encoding scavenger receptor cysteine-rich type 1 protein M130-like — MNITCSESIRLVNGDNRCSGRLEVKSNNSWSIVCEDDFDQQDAEVVCRELGCGAPSFLQGALYGETEAPEWSREFLCEGHESALLHCKSSSSSQKFCSSGKAVELTCSVSLRLVGTTSRCAGVLAMFYSEEWRPVNVYNSEENWNHESATAVCSQLDCGSSVFQEVTEDSTWRYVWEIESSCW, encoded by the exons ATGAACATCACCTGCTCAG AATCCATCAGGCTGGTGAATGGAGACAATCGGTGTTCAGGCAGGCTGGAGGTGAAGTCTAACAACTCCTGGTCCATAGTGTGTGAAGATGACTTTGACCAGCAGGATGCAGAGGTGGTCTGTAGGGAGCTGGGATGTGGGGCTCCTTCATTCCTCCAGGGGGCGCTCTATGGAGAAACAGAGGCtccagagtggagcagagagttcCTCTGTGAAGGTCATGAGTCTGCTTTACTCCACTGTAAAAGTAGCAGTTCATCTCAGAAGTTCTGTTCTTCTGGTAAAGCTGTTGAGCTCACCTGTTCAG tCTCTTTAAGGTTGGTGGGAACAACCAGCCGCTGTGCTGGAGTTCTGGCAATGTTCTACAGCGAAGAGTGGAGACCAGTGAATGTCTATAATTCAGAGGAAAACTGGAATCATGAATCAGCAACTGCAGTGTGTTCACAGCTGGATTGTGGTTCTTCTGTGTTCCAAGAAGTCACAGAAGATTCTACATGGAGATATGTGTGGGAGATCGAGTCCTCCTGTTGGAA